The following are encoded together in the Fusarium keratoplasticum isolate Fu6.1 chromosome 1, whole genome shotgun sequence genome:
- a CDS encoding Fe2OG dioxygenase domain-containing protein, with product MKRKADSRADASAAISKKSKPSLSAEVAKERFRAGLFDKDVLDSYTEQYAESAPYKHAVINGLVNDELLRSVRAEIKANVEFTPKETDIYKIHQSGDLANLDGLDDESLSKLPSLLKLRDAIYSESFRDYVSHITACGPLSGRKTDMAINIYTPGCYLLCHDDVIGSRRVSYILYLVDPDNTWKPEWGGALRLFPIQELTDKDGEVAKTPLPDVTKVIPPAWNQLSFFAVQPGESFHDVEEVYHAATKEQLEKDGGRVRMAISGWFHIPQLGEEGYIEGEEERNAKNSGLMQLQGNPAQYDMPQPQVIKVDSSQSGQEGFDEADLEFLLKYLSPTYLVPDTLDQISSHFNEVFEITLTDILCKKFAKRLRAYVEAEEKKPTPEDTPTIEKTSSWRVAKPPHKYRYLYQQPSGPDQLRTSQEESPITELLDIFLPSRQFRQWLQMATNTTIESADLLARRFRRGLDYTLATGHEGKARVEINLGFTPTPGWGDDEEEEEEKEEAEKNGKEAKTNGKGKGKGKAVEKDEPAPKEADEVGGQEIFMSGDDDADEDAAVYKTGSDDDNILFFQAAAWNKMTIVLRDSGALKFIKYVSKSAKGDRWDISGAFEIEEQDDSDDERADAGEGPAPDESEEEEFQGFSPDAAQSDSD from the exons atgaagagaaagGCAGACTCCCGCGCCGATGCCTCGGCCGCCATCAGCAAGAAGTCCAAGCCTT CTCTCAGCGCAGAGGTGGCCAAGGAGCGCTTCCGTGCTGGGCTCTTTGACAAGGACGTGCTCGACTCGTACACGGAGCAGTACGCCGAGTCTGCGCCCTACAAGCATGCCGTCATCAACGGCCTCGTCAACGACGAGCTCCTCCGGTCGGTGCgcgccgagatcaaggccaacgTCGAGTTCACCCCCAAGGAGACCGACATCTACAAGATCCACCAGTCGGGCGACCTGGCCaacctcgacggcctcgacgacgagtccCTGTCCAAACTCCCCTCGCTGCTCAAGCTCCGCGACGCCATCTACTCCGAGTCCTTCCGCGACTACGTCTCCCACATCACCGCCTGCGGTCCCCTGAGCGGCCGCAAGACCGACATGGCTATCAACATCTACACGCCCGGTTGCTACCTGCTCTGTCACGACGACGTCATCGGCAGCCGCCGCGTGAGCTACATCCTCTACCTCGTAGACCCCGATAACACTTGGAAGCCCGAGTGGGGAGGTGCCCTCCGCCTCTTCCCCATCCAGGAGCTCACGGACAAGGACGGTGAGGTCGCCAAGACCCCTCTGCCCGATGTCACCAAGGTCATTCCCCCAGCATGGAACCAGCTGAGCTTCTTCGCTGTTCAGCCCGGTGAGAGCTTCCAcgacgtcgaggaggtcTACCACGCTGccaccaaggagcagctcgagaaggacGGCGGCCGTGTCCGCATGGCCATCAGCGGCTGGTTCCACATCCCccagctcggcgaggagggctacatcgagggcgaggaggagaggaacGCAAAGAACAGCGGCCTCATGCAGCTCCAGGGCAACCCGGCCCAGTACGACATGCCTCAACCCCAGGTTATCAAGGTCGACAGCTCGCAGTCGGGCCAGGAGGGCTTCGACGAGGCTGACCTCGAGTTCCTGCTCAAGTATCTCTCACCCACGTACCTGGTGCCTGACACCCTGGACCAGATCTCGTCGCACTTCAACGAGGTGTTTGAGATCACCCTGACCGACATTCTCTGCAAGAAGTTTGCCAAGCGCCTTAGAGCCTATGTCGAagctgaggagaagaagcctaCACCCGAAGATACCCCCACGATAGAAAAGACTTCGTCATGGCGTGTCGCGAAGCCTCCTCATAAGTACCGCTACCTCTACCAGCAGCCCAGTGGTCCTGACCAGCTGCGCACCTCCCAAGAAGAGTCGCCCATCACggagcttctcgacatcttcctccCCAGCCGCCAATTCCGCCAATGGCTCCAGATGgccaccaacaccaccatcgaGAGCGCAGATCTGCTAGCTCGTCGCTTCCGCCGAGGTCTGGACTACACCCTGGCCACCGGCCATGAGGGCAAGGCGCGAGTCGAGATTAACCTCGGCTTCACTCCTACACCTGGCTGGGgagacgatgaggaagaggaggaggaaaaggaagaagccgagaagaacggcaaggaggccaagactAATGGtaagggcaagggcaagggcaaggccgttgagaaggatgagccTGCGCCcaaggaggccgacgaggtTGGTGGCCAGGAGATCTTCATGtctggcgacgacgacgccgatgaGGACGCTGCCGTGTACAAGACgggcagcgacgacgacaacatcctcttcttccaggcCGCCGCTTGGAACAAGATGACCATCGTCCTGCGCGACAGCGGCGCcctcaagttcatcaagtACGTCAGCAAGAGCGCCAAGGGTGACCGATGGGACATCTCGGGCGCTTTTGAGATCGAGGAGCAGGACGACAGTGACGATGAGAGGGCTGATGCTGGCGAGGGCCCTGCGCCGGACgagtctgaggaggaggagttcCAGGGCTTCTCGCCCGATGCAGCACAGAGCGATTCTGACTAA